From Zymoseptoria tritici IPO323 chromosome 6, whole genome shotgun sequence, one genomic window encodes:
- a CDS encoding 60S ribosomal protein L19 — translation MVNLRTQKRLAASVAGCGKRKIWLDPNEVSEISNANSRQTIRKYIADGLIIKKPVTMHSRARARELTAARRIGRHRGFGKRKGTADARMPTQVMWMRRLRVLRRLLVKYRAAGKIDKHLYHELYHLSKGNTFKHKRALVEHIHKAKAEKAREEKLKAEMDAKRAKTKAARERRQERVQQKRNALTGEEEPETGA, via the exons AT GGTCAATCTCCGAACCCAGAAGCGCCTGGCGGCGTCCGTCGCCGGCTGCGGAAAGCGCAAGATCTGGCTCGACCCGAACGAGGTCTCCGAGATCTCCAACGCCAATTCCCGCCAGACAATCCGCAAGTACATCGCCGATGGCCTCATCATCAAGAAGCCCGTCACCATGCACTCGCGTGCCCGCGCCCGGGAGTTGACCGCCGCTCGCCGTATCGGACGTCACCGTGGTTTCGGTAAGAGGAAGGGTACCGCCGACGCCAGAATGCCAAC TCAGGTCATGTGGATGCGTCGCCTGCGTGTGCTCCGCCGTTTACTCGTCAAGTACCGCGCCGCCGGAAAGATTGACAAGCACCTCTACCACGAGCTCTACCACCTGAGCAAGGGTAACACCTTCAAGCACAAGCGTGCCCTTGTTGAGCAC ATCCACAAGGCCAAGGCCGAGAAGGCACGTGAGGAGAAGCTCAAGGCAGAGATGGACGCCAAGCGTGCGAAGACCAAGGCCGCTCGCGAGCGGAGACAGGAGCGCGTGCAGCAGAAGAGGAATGCGCTCaccggcgaggaggagccAGAGACCGGCGCTTAG